In one window of Armatimonadia bacterium DNA:
- a CDS encoding glycosyl hydrolase family 28 protein, with amino-acid sequence MKCSDSDFACFYDLRRFGATGDGVTLDTAALQQAIDCCHEAGGGTVLVPAGTYLTGTLYLKSHVTLHLSAGATLLGSPRREDYNADDVFPENPVFTVENVTGAHLILAYQAEDVAITGEGTIDGNSSAFFEPLPPEEVTTTYRSKTRNFPIGEWRPGMMVYFCRCTKVSVRDVSLVDSPYWTLFLLGCEKVQVRGLRITNPPQTANGDGIDIDCCRDVTISDCIICSGDDSITLRGHSALLGENAQPCEQVTVSNCVLSTPCNAVRVGVGDGIVRDCLLSNLIIKESRTGINLICAYSERSAHGTTLENLHFENVLMDSVNLIKLALGRTAKLPAAIRNVSFSHMRALGREGMYFAGNPGLPLSGVRLHDVHLRLTGSAVDAEYAQKTPPVHGGGGVPAGLFVRHAEHLRVSGMEVEWEEVGGGWQHAVMIEDSQNVVIADLEATAPPTAPDNEVVHCTRVSDLRVRPVPGTQSE; translated from the coding sequence ATGAAGTGCTCTGACTCCGACTTCGCTTGCTTCTATGACCTCCGGCGTTTCGGCGCGACCGGTGACGGTGTGACCCTCGACACTGCTGCCCTGCAGCAGGCCATCGACTGCTGCCACGAGGCCGGTGGAGGGACCGTGCTCGTTCCGGCGGGCACCTACCTCACCGGAACCCTCTACCTCAAGAGCCATGTCACCTTGCACCTCTCAGCCGGAGCGACACTTCTCGGCAGTCCCAGGCGCGAGGACTACAACGCCGACGACGTCTTCCCGGAGAACCCGGTCTTCACCGTTGAGAACGTGACCGGCGCGCATCTGATCCTTGCCTACCAGGCCGAGGACGTGGCCATCACGGGTGAAGGTACGATCGATGGCAACAGCTCCGCCTTCTTCGAGCCGCTTCCGCCGGAGGAAGTCACCACCACCTACCGGAGCAAGACCCGCAACTTCCCGATCGGCGAGTGGCGCCCGGGGATGATGGTCTACTTCTGCCGCTGCACCAAGGTCTCCGTCCGAGACGTCTCCCTGGTCGACTCGCCCTACTGGACGCTGTTCCTGCTCGGGTGCGAGAAGGTGCAGGTCCGCGGCCTGCGCATCACCAATCCGCCCCAGACGGCCAACGGCGACGGCATCGACATCGACTGCTGCCGCGACGTGACCATCAGTGACTGCATCATCTGCTCAGGCGATGACTCGATTACGCTGCGAGGCCACAGCGCGCTCCTGGGCGAGAACGCTCAGCCCTGCGAGCAGGTCACTGTGAGCAACTGCGTACTCAGCACGCCCTGCAATGCTGTGCGGGTCGGAGTTGGCGATGGGATCGTGCGCGACTGCCTGCTCTCGAACCTCATCATCAAAGAGTCCCGCACCGGCATCAACCTCATCTGCGCCTACTCGGAGCGCTCGGCCCATGGCACGACGCTTGAGAACCTCCACTTCGAGAACGTGCTGATGGACAGCGTGAACCTGATCAAGCTAGCTCTGGGACGCACCGCGAAGCTTCCCGCAGCAATCCGCAATGTGTCCTTCTCGCATATGCGCGCGCTCGGTCGCGAGGGCATGTACTTCGCCGGGAATCCGGGGCTGCCGCTGTCCGGCGTTCGCTTGCACGATGTTCACCTGCGGCTGACAGGTTCCGCCGTCGACGCGGAGTATGCCCAGAAGACGCCGCCGGTTCATGGTGGCGGCGGCGTTCCAGCGGGGCTCTTCGTGCGTCATGCGGAGCACCTGCGGGTATCGGGTATGGAGGTCGAGTGGGAGGAGGTTGGCGGCGGCTGGCAGCACGCGGTGATGATCGAGGACAGTCAGAACGTGGTGATCGCAGACCTGGAGGCCACAGCGCCACCGACTGCGCCGGACAACGAGGTCGTTCACTGCACACGAGTCTCGGACCTGCGGGTGCGACCGGTCCCTGGAACGCAGAGCGAGTAG
- a CDS encoding TM1266 family iron-only hydrogenase system putative regulator, producing MGKRLGVVGIVVEDLSAAEEVNAVLHEYAPLVIGRMGVPYRERGVSVISIIVDGETDEISALTGRLGRLRHVAVKTALTKE from the coding sequence ATGGGCAAGCGCCTGGGTGTTGTCGGCATTGTGGTGGAAGACCTTTCCGCCGCAGAGGAAGTGAATGCGGTCCTGCACGAGTATGCACCTCTCGTGATCGGCCGCATGGGGGTCCCGTACCGCGAGCGTGGCGTCTCGGTCATCTCCATCATCGTGGACGGAGAGACCGACGAGATCAGCGCGCTGACGGGCCGGCTGGGTCGCCTTCGTCATGTTGCCGTCAAGACGGCGCTCACCAAGGAGTAG
- a CDS encoding class II aldolase/adducin family protein: protein MPLTPPYPPLSDFLAAIGEAGRRLSEISASEGAAGNISAYFGWDVPVAEIFPQTEPFELTKAAPELRGGTIIVTGSGRRLREVFQAPEANLAAVRISDDGSSAVMYTSPKRLFERVTSEFNSHLAVHCDQVGRERTAFHTLVHAQPLHLTYLSHITRYQDDAYLNQHILRWEPEGICQLPAGVGFLPFAVPGSDELMRANIAKLRSHRIVLWAKHGVMARSDMSVKKACDLIEYAETGAQYEYLNLCNHGLAEGLSREEILRVCAAFGVEQSIF from the coding sequence ATGCCCCTGACACCACCCTATCCGCCGCTCTCCGATTTCCTCGCCGCCATCGGCGAAGCCGGACGTCGACTGTCCGAGATCTCTGCCAGTGAGGGCGCTGCCGGCAACATCTCCGCCTACTTCGGTTGGGACGTCCCCGTCGCCGAGATCTTCCCTCAGACCGAGCCCTTCGAGCTGACCAAGGCTGCCCCGGAGCTCCGCGGCGGCACGATCATCGTCACCGGCTCCGGGCGACGCTTGCGTGAAGTGTTCCAGGCTCCCGAGGCCAACCTGGCCGCCGTCAGGATCTCCGACGACGGCTCCTCGGCAGTCATGTACACCTCGCCGAAGAGGCTGTTCGAGCGCGTGACCAGTGAGTTCAACTCGCACCTCGCCGTCCACTGCGACCAGGTCGGACGCGAGCGCACTGCCTTCCACACCCTTGTTCACGCCCAGCCCCTGCACCTCACCTATCTGAGCCACATCACGCGCTACCAGGACGACGCATACCTGAACCAGCACATCCTGCGCTGGGAGCCCGAGGGGATCTGCCAACTCCCGGCCGGCGTCGGCTTCCTGCCCTTCGCGGTACCAGGCTCCGACGAACTCATGCGGGCCAACATCGCGAAGCTGCGCTCACACCGCATCGTCCTGTGGGCGAAGCATGGCGTGATGGCACGCTCCGACATGTCCGTCAAGAAGGCCTGCGACCTGATCGAGTACGCCGAAACCGGGGCACAGTACGAGTACCTCAACCTGTGCAACCACGGACTGGCCGAGGGTCTCTCGCGCGAGGAGATCCTGCGGGTGTGCGCGGCCTTCGGAGTGGAACAGAGCATCTTCTGA
- the hydG gene encoding [FeFe] hydrogenase H-cluster radical SAM maturase HydG — translation MYDPKSSKAAEFIDHEEIEASLAQAKTEAADPARVQAILDKAADFHGLTHREAAVLMQVEAPDTLEAVYKLARKIKEHIYGRRIVLFAPLYMSDYCVNRCSYCGYNHDHCITRHKLTQEELAEEVRELERMGHKRLALETGEDPVNCPIEYVLECIKTIYSLKFDNGAIRRVNVNIAATTVENYRRLKDAGIGTYILFQETYHQPTYAEVHPSGPKRDYAWHTEAHDRAMEGGIDDVGFGVLYGLYDWRYETVAMLMHAEHMEAVHGVGPHTLSVPRIRSAEGIDAARFPHLVSDPDFKKLVAVLRLAVPYTGMILSTREPQGYREEVVAVGISQVSAGSCTGVGGYAHVGKLGLEGSAPQFEPEDHRSPDEVLKGLVREGYIPSYCTACYREGRTGDRFMKLAKAGQIGNVCQANAILTFQEYLEDYADEELRTIGAEAIERELKSIPNEQRRIKAREYLTRIRAGERDFRF, via the coding sequence ATGTACGATCCGAAATCGTCCAAAGCTGCAGAGTTCATCGACCATGAGGAGATCGAGGCGTCGCTGGCTCAGGCCAAGACAGAGGCCGCTGACCCGGCACGCGTCCAGGCAATCCTCGACAAGGCCGCCGACTTCCATGGTCTCACACACCGCGAGGCGGCTGTGCTCATGCAGGTCGAGGCCCCGGACACCCTCGAGGCCGTGTACAAGCTGGCTCGCAAGATCAAAGAGCACATCTACGGGCGACGCATCGTCTTGTTCGCGCCGCTGTACATGTCGGACTACTGCGTCAACCGCTGCAGCTACTGCGGCTACAACCATGACCACTGCATCACCCGGCACAAGCTCACGCAGGAGGAACTCGCCGAGGAGGTGCGTGAGCTGGAGCGGATGGGGCACAAGCGTCTCGCGCTCGAGACCGGCGAGGACCCCGTCAACTGCCCGATCGAGTACGTGCTCGAGTGCATCAAGACCATCTACTCGCTCAAGTTCGACAACGGCGCCATCCGCCGCGTGAACGTGAACATCGCTGCCACGACGGTAGAGAACTACCGGCGGCTGAAGGATGCGGGCATCGGCACCTACATCCTGTTCCAGGAGACCTATCACCAGCCCACCTATGCCGAGGTACATCCCTCCGGTCCGAAGCGCGACTACGCCTGGCACACGGAGGCGCATGACCGCGCGATGGAAGGCGGCATCGATGACGTGGGCTTCGGCGTCCTCTACGGCCTGTACGACTGGCGCTATGAGACGGTCGCGATGCTCATGCACGCCGAACACATGGAGGCCGTGCATGGCGTCGGCCCGCACACACTCTCTGTCCCACGCATCCGCTCGGCCGAGGGGATCGACGCCGCGAGGTTCCCGCATCTCGTGTCGGACCCCGACTTCAAGAAGCTCGTCGCTGTGCTGCGTCTGGCCGTGCCCTACACCGGCATGATCCTCTCGACTCGCGAGCCCCAGGGTTACCGCGAGGAGGTCGTTGCCGTCGGCATCTCGCAGGTCAGCGCCGGGTCCTGCACCGGCGTCGGCGGCTATGCGCACGTGGGTAAGCTTGGCTTAGAGGGAAGTGCGCCGCAGTTCGAGCCGGAGGATCACCGCTCACCGGACGAGGTGCTGAAAGGCCTGGTCCGCGAGGGCTACATCCCAAGCTACTGCACCGCCTGCTACCGTGAGGGGCGCACCGGCGACCGCTTCATGAAGCTCGCGAAGGCGGGGCAGATCGGCAACGTGTGTCAGGCAAACGCGATCCTCACCTTCCAGGAGTACCTCGAGGACTACGCGGACGAGGAGTTACGCACCATCGGCGCCGAGGCCATCGAGCGCGAGCTCAAGAGCATCCCGAACGAGCAGCGGCGGATCAAGGCGAGGGAGTACCTGACCCGCATCCGGGCAGGGGAGCGCGATTTCCGCTTCTAG
- a CDS encoding carboxypeptidase regulatory-like domain-containing protein encodes MSPALKRVLDSIAVVVVGCLLGGLPAWGQDWTAYKDPAGRFELKYPGAWTLRTDDSSPDRYLLVVSQKAIQKVTDDADTGLLLILMPNTHPEIYDPARLDPVGDMLRDEVFAPAQANAPGATWTTSQTVDWAGGRARSSRGSVVTEAGKGQTQVLIAFTPRWVTVAAFVWPTGEMPADLARMRDSVTLTENAATVATTAREAGIVFVRENPSNAPPGDLNRKPNGSELWLLDPGSGQTRQLTHLREQATGAEPIFVEYPAWSPDRTRIAFASNLGAEHSAYPVNLFTIAADGSDLRQITLRPEDQQLDVGGPTATITGKVDFGIRGVDLEGVTVSAGGTRATTKTDRNGRFRLEGVRPGENWVRLWAPTMKETWGPDGENPSLLLWPKLEAGRVNDLGVVRLVNTPGTYLSRTCLTEPAWTPDGKQLLFTRRSSYVARSGNPQLMVLNDPEWIRTRGYTEPEKRNPWLPVSEWKGGVMIELWRSQLCSIGADGRGMTTLGPVLFSDGMYPTPTPEGNKVLFKGWPFQAEQAGTDGPFAFQGNARIAVQNLASGQSPMDLLPVLAERSGGLALSPDGRYVAFVAFGRPEQHQPAAAAQGGGDLAARLLEVGAAALNMSFSGSKWGQITLYDLQTRQIRTITSFPEADSYLTDLDFSPDGRYLVFCSVGRELRPGVNSYYSKEWCPPRCGNLFAVGLSSGRVVRLTDDGLSHMPSWRQ; translated from the coding sequence ATGAGCCCAGCCCTGAAGCGCGTTCTGGATAGCATCGCAGTCGTGGTGGTTGGTTGCCTGCTCGGGGGACTGCCCGCCTGGGGCCAGGACTGGACCGCCTACAAGGACCCCGCGGGCCGCTTTGAGCTCAAGTACCCCGGCGCGTGGACTCTCCGCACCGATGACTCGTCACCTGATCGCTACCTTCTCGTTGTGTCTCAGAAGGCGATCCAGAAGGTCACCGATGACGCCGATACCGGTCTCCTCCTGATCTTGATGCCGAACACTCATCCGGAGATCTACGACCCGGCCAGGCTGGATCCGGTCGGCGACATGCTGCGCGACGAAGTCTTCGCGCCAGCGCAGGCCAACGCGCCGGGTGCCACCTGGACGACTTCGCAGACCGTCGACTGGGCCGGCGGACGGGCACGCTCAAGCCGTGGCAGTGTGGTCACGGAGGCCGGGAAGGGCCAGACGCAAGTCCTGATCGCCTTCACACCCAGGTGGGTCACCGTGGCAGCCTTCGTGTGGCCCACAGGCGAGATGCCTGCCGATCTGGCGCGTATGCGCGACAGCGTCACCCTCACCGAGAACGCCGCAACCGTGGCCACGACAGCCCGTGAAGCAGGCATCGTCTTCGTGCGCGAGAACCCCTCAAACGCCCCGCCGGGTGACCTCAACCGCAAGCCGAACGGCTCAGAACTGTGGCTGCTCGACCCCGGCAGTGGGCAAACTCGACAGCTCACACACCTCAGGGAGCAGGCGACCGGCGCCGAGCCGATCTTCGTGGAGTACCCGGCCTGGTCGCCCGACCGCACCCGCATCGCCTTCGCCTCGAACCTCGGGGCCGAGCACAGTGCGTACCCGGTCAACCTCTTCACCATCGCTGCCGACGGCTCCGACCTGCGCCAGATCACGCTCCGGCCGGAGGACCAGCAGCTGGACGTCGGTGGCCCGACCGCGACCATCACGGGGAAGGTAGACTTCGGCATACGCGGCGTCGACCTGGAGGGCGTGACGGTCTCCGCCGGTGGCACTCGCGCGACTACGAAAACGGATCGCAACGGTCGCTTCCGTCTTGAGGGGGTGCGGCCGGGTGAGAACTGGGTGCGTCTGTGGGCTCCCACCATGAAGGAAACCTGGGGGCCTGACGGAGAGAACCCAAGTCTGCTCCTGTGGCCGAAGCTTGAGGCTGGCAGAGTCAACGATCTGGGCGTCGTGCGCCTGGTGAACACGCCCGGCACTTACCTGTCACGCACTTGCCTCACGGAGCCCGCCTGGACTCCCGACGGCAAGCAACTGCTCTTCACGCGTCGCTCCTCCTACGTGGCGCGCTCCGGCAATCCGCAACTCATGGTGCTCAACGATCCCGAGTGGATTCGCACACGGGGCTACACTGAGCCTGAGAAGCGCAACCCGTGGCTGCCGGTGAGTGAGTGGAAGGGCGGCGTCATGATCGAGTTGTGGCGGTCACAGCTCTGCAGCATCGGCGCCGACGGCCGCGGCATGACCACGCTCGGGCCGGTGTTGTTCAGCGATGGCATGTATCCCACGCCGACGCCGGAGGGGAACAAGGTTCTCTTCAAAGGGTGGCCCTTCCAGGCGGAGCAGGCGGGGACCGACGGCCCCTTCGCCTTCCAGGGCAACGCGAGAATCGCCGTGCAGAACCTGGCCTCGGGACAGTCGCCGATGGACCTTCTGCCTGTACTGGCCGAGCGCTCCGGCGGTCTGGCCCTTTCGCCTGACGGCCGGTACGTCGCCTTTGTGGCCTTCGGAAGGCCCGAGCAGCACCAACCGGCCGCCGCAGCACAAGGTGGGGGAGACCTTGCCGCCCGACTTCTGGAGGTCGGCGCTGCCGCGCTCAATATGTCCTTCTCAGGCTCCAAATGGGGGCAGATCACCCTCTATGATCTGCAGACGCGGCAGATCCGAACCATCACCAGCTTCCCCGAAGCGGACTCGTACCTCACCGACCTGGACTTCTCCCCTGATGGCCGCTACCTGGTCTTCTGCAGCGTCGGCCGCGAGCTGCGCCCCGGCGTGAACTCCTACTACAGCAAGGAATGGTGCCCGCCACGGTGCGGCAATCTCTTCGCCGTCGGGTTGTCCTCGGGCCGCGTCGTGCGACTGACCGACGATGGCCTCAGCCATATGCCAAGCTGGAGGCAGTAG
- a CDS encoding Gfo/Idh/MocA family oxidoreductase: protein MSQVGIGVIGCGRISENHFQALAKLPEVKIVCVADVNPEAAQSKAEKHGAAQWVTDYHQLLAVPEVEAVVVCVPTFLHAEVVCAAAAAGKHVLCEKPLAMTMEDGLRMTEACKAAGVRFMIGFVRHYSTEWQKLREIISEGRLGRPVLWRNLVGIRVPPLRWFVDGVKGGGPFLDGCVHDYDFARLIFGEAEWVMGSLMRFSEHSTALDTGSAIIHFRSGDELVRSWSWGLPAPNCNSPAAADVIGPGGALRFPKAGESGNLFIINENNEEEAVPYEPTTGQDWFDRQMVRFIECVQTGTEPFADGDRALKALEIALAVLKAGQSHERVDL from the coding sequence ATGAGCCAGGTAGGAATCGGCGTCATCGGTTGTGGTCGGATCAGCGAGAACCATTTCCAGGCTCTCGCGAAGCTGCCGGAGGTGAAGATCGTATGCGTGGCCGATGTCAACCCGGAGGCAGCGCAGAGCAAAGCCGAGAAGCACGGGGCGGCGCAGTGGGTGACGGACTACCATCAGTTGCTGGCTGTGCCCGAGGTGGAGGCCGTTGTCGTCTGCGTGCCGACTTTCCTGCACGCCGAGGTCGTCTGCGCTGCAGCCGCAGCAGGCAAGCACGTTCTGTGCGAGAAGCCCCTGGCGATGACGATGGAGGACGGCCTGCGGATGACCGAGGCCTGCAAGGCCGCCGGGGTACGCTTCATGATCGGCTTCGTGCGCCACTACTCGACGGAGTGGCAGAAGCTTCGCGAGATCATCTCCGAGGGACGCCTCGGACGGCCGGTGCTCTGGCGGAACCTTGTTGGGATCCGCGTCCCGCCGCTGCGGTGGTTTGTCGATGGGGTGAAGGGCGGCGGCCCCTTCCTGGATGGTTGCGTCCACGACTACGACTTCGCCCGCTTGATCTTCGGCGAGGCTGAGTGGGTGATGGGCAGCCTCATGCGGTTCAGCGAGCACTCGACTGCGCTGGACACCGGGAGCGCTATCATCCACTTCAGGTCTGGCGACGAGCTCGTGCGGAGTTGGTCCTGGGGATTGCCGGCGCCGAACTGCAACTCGCCCGCCGCGGCAGATGTGATCGGACCGGGCGGAGCGCTTCGTTTCCCGAAGGCCGGCGAAAGCGGGAACCTGTTCATCATCAACGAGAACAACGAAGAGGAAGCCGTGCCCTACGAGCCGACGACCGGGCAGGACTGGTTCGACCGTCAGATGGTGCGTTTCATCGAGTGCGTCCAGACGGGGACCGAGCCCTTCGCCGACGGCGACCGTGCGCTGAAGGCCCTTGAGATTGCCCTCGCGGTGCTCAAGGCGGGTCAGAGCCACGAGCGGGTCGACCTCTAG